Proteins co-encoded in one Periophthalmus magnuspinnatus isolate fPerMag1 chromosome 20, fPerMag1.2.pri, whole genome shotgun sequence genomic window:
- the naa50 gene encoding N-alpha-acetyltransferase 50 isoform X1 yields the protein MKGSRIELGDVTPHNIKQLKRLNQVIFPVSYNDKFYKDVLEVGELAKLAYFNDIAVGAVCCRVDHSQNQKRLYIMTLGCLAPYRRLGIGTKMLNHVLNICEKDGTFDNIYLHVQISNESAIDFYQKFGFEIIETKKNYYKRIEPADAHVLQKSLRSPCAPPTGELQKAE from the exons ATGAAAGG TAGCCGGATCGAGCTGGGGGATGTAACACCCCATAACATTAAACAACTGAAACGACTCAATCAGGTCATCTTCCCTGTCAGCTACAACGATAAGTTTTACAAGGATGTACTGGAAGTTGGGGAGCTTGCAAAGCTTG CATACTTTAATGACATAGCAGTGGGAGCCGTTTGCTGCCGAGTGGACCATTCTCAAAATCAGAAGAGACTGTACATCATGACGCTTGGATGTCTAGCACCCTACCGAAGACTTGGAATTG GTACAAAAATGCTGAATCATGTGCTAAATATCTGTGAGAAGGATGGCACATTCGACAACATTTATCT TCATGTTCAGATCAGCAATGAGTCAGCCATTGACTTTTACCAGAAGTTTGGCTTTGAGATCATTGAAACGAAGAAAAATTACTACAAAAGGATAGAGCCTGCAGATGCCCATGTGTTGCAGAAGAGTCTGCGTAGCCCATGCGCACCTCCCACAGGAGAGCTTCAGAAGGCAGAGTAG
- the naa50 gene encoding N-alpha-acetyltransferase 50 isoform X2, translating to MKGRIELGDVTPHNIKQLKRLNQVIFPVSYNDKFYKDVLEVGELAKLAYFNDIAVGAVCCRVDHSQNQKRLYIMTLGCLAPYRRLGIGTKMLNHVLNICEKDGTFDNIYLHVQISNESAIDFYQKFGFEIIETKKNYYKRIEPADAHVLQKSLRSPCAPPTGELQKAE from the exons ATGAAAGG CCGGATCGAGCTGGGGGATGTAACACCCCATAACATTAAACAACTGAAACGACTCAATCAGGTCATCTTCCCTGTCAGCTACAACGATAAGTTTTACAAGGATGTACTGGAAGTTGGGGAGCTTGCAAAGCTTG CATACTTTAATGACATAGCAGTGGGAGCCGTTTGCTGCCGAGTGGACCATTCTCAAAATCAGAAGAGACTGTACATCATGACGCTTGGATGTCTAGCACCCTACCGAAGACTTGGAATTG GTACAAAAATGCTGAATCATGTGCTAAATATCTGTGAGAAGGATGGCACATTCGACAACATTTATCT TCATGTTCAGATCAGCAATGAGTCAGCCATTGACTTTTACCAGAAGTTTGGCTTTGAGATCATTGAAACGAAGAAAAATTACTACAAAAGGATAGAGCCTGCAGATGCCCATGTGTTGCAGAAGAGTCTGCGTAGCCCATGCGCACCTCCCACAGGAGAGCTTCAGAAGGCAGAGTAG
- the LOC117388071 gene encoding basic helix-loop-helix domain-containing protein USF3: protein MPEMTETQTSGRKPKKKKNKESHNAVERHRKEKINAGISRIGNLLPCSQALKQSKIMILDQAFRYITELKKQNDTMLLEGGDKTQAGEIRRLRLQLEELRKESAHYIQLLKAHDLLEDPTIHWKGKQRCTKIANVTSQIQKGIIVYSNGKDLDSKAQPIETLVLQQPSEGSARLRVNGAFVQVNTSSPTPSLLSSSAVATPRVIEQCVVETPAVAPSLPPSVSYITLQIPAVTTALPQQPQPATPVQTLTLAPNSASSLPSESAVVPVSSLTSFNHTITSARSTTSLVSLDHAIRTLAYTAVPHSQPLLRAQAAGSTQTTWTTLQMAGNTVQPVCQTLPTPDDSSAPQTVQSVTVCQPIQVQLQPTAPAQQTPSQSQLQPTILSQRQSVAPQNPCAVVSPSAAVPQPPVPQPPVMTHSAVVSQPAVIQPASLLTHPPAALLSQSPLGPQPQSAVLPLLQTMQVLQVKTANATASGVTAAQSTNNPSVVILQQANSCPTQSVVREEITNPTACQHIVIIQAPNPPAPTPQNPPVGVVPSAPPVPTVSANIPSTSSTSVTSPQTVGGKQLVHILPRPVQPQQSKCQPVPQPPTSSSPAVTPQTITVNGQVFALAPVKTTDNLISNSGQTTLQLIQPTTTEEPTTNVALNSLGALTSLNQSISQGIPLAISGQNNLSTSNPSIIPQQPPVATSVTESGVTSPVQVPCVKSIKPALVVNPPKTTGRKLQTSLPVKKTFKKCKPVKSHEQKPKQPAVILAKSTPITSASQTLSNVIKNSAPEIIQSRSPVVTTTNCSDSVTPSLNVTVTQNTDTMNVARSLDGIAVSCQSNLQIITTTSTTTQINNLNKPSTNAVTTAVTDISATASVSLCTINAVKTSRVSENTSTVNKDSVSEVKLQREGSIMQNKMTDPAVSEQTKSSSCGIESQLRMNSTNNTSTVTAILKKTAPSFSVCHLQESLMLQPASCSTSGSTATSALSTANSLVSPFSNTLNPTPVTSSGVKMVADIGTPIQTINMNTCQLTEGKPALGGQGDSQEERHRKTERIHPVTGTSDIASKKDFTHNQQIYTNLDDQTSESSLSLSRQTDSPMSSVTGGRGFSVASMLPQGHSMSVASGSFSSFVLTSEQAEMLALAMLEQDSPDRRTGVCTGSKTDMSSSGTGAWEPTKTTSVSTKECAPAGRQEKYHKTLETLKTAIPPPVRGQDGENTLSASRHPQNVSYSQTVSQPQNASQSNTVASLSVNNLIRTSSSQQTYPGSPNLTGQQTSVSSPVCTTAHISQQSNNALSPCSAQHTEYTPLKTALLRSQTGLNMAERVKIIPKRQAPEEVIMNSGKRAKSCASLGNAVNQMEVKGPDHSQLMGGQLAPISSAIMTRINNESGGPLFTNTFVSPVARPSESHCPAPGPPEQNQPGVLHLQHNTSQTGPNLGGNHYLKQQQDQQRQHLYHLQQHLTQPDPVQRHSLHQRALQQQEQQHHAQKKRALVRGSQTSSPVTMQQKQQAPQHQQSQHPSSQQHPSSQQHPSAQQQHPSSQQHPSSQQHPSAQQQHPSSQQQHPSSQQQHPSSQQQHPSSQQQHPSSQQQHPPQHPQQHPQQQAQNQQHPPQLQNSHSRHQQHLQQQLHQQHFRHQDKSCDAPGSRAHHNTHLAQQEHHKDHNAMQRMMNSRNIEQTLIAPPSNPVSHSSDLACAPSSRQERHRVSNYSAEALIGKSSSSDQRMSLHLQPVRGAPQEQSDLRGYMDSSRTKANVTHNPQSRIPVEHPGPADGPRVSECLSFKAMGTPHQLGRGNEITVKSGPPVQRVPQGQQSGGFRIGAGPPADGRNRGAYNGAAASQGQVGPVQDGCHQSFMQSLLSPHLPEQSSHNQVAQCCPPVSMEYCVPRSTSAELQAKASSPSVPQNQKAPGMRLGEGNKGHISLVGSNIHSGVRTGLPHPPTPNSSSEPGRSSAPSRTPTAVVSQHSRHITRDAQPSKLRTGDRARSGTLRTTNPFESEGPLSLPSGGGVLLSRPQSGPEARRSTIVRFMPDSSQVPTDNNLVPDQHLTQNFGFPFIPEGGMNPPPPINANASFIPPVSQPNASRTPSLLPVEAQNTLPSFYPSYSPAAHPSLPSDVTLQYFPNQMFTSPSTDKNSAPPLNNRFGSILSPPRPVGFAQASFPLLPEMPPMPPIANSSGITPHISNFSLTSLFPEIATGMPPDGSAMPMSPLLSLPNSSADSGKQPNRPAHNISHILGHDGSSAV from the exons ATGCCAGAGATGACTGAAACTCAAACATCTGGGCGAAAACCTAA gaagaagaaaaacaaggaaTCTCACAATGCAG TTGAAAGACACAGAAAAGAGAAAATTAATGCTGGAATCAGCCGTATTGGAAATCTCCTGCCCTGTTCACAGGCTCTGAAACAG AGTAAAATCATGATTTTGGACCAAGCTTTTCGATACATCAcagagttaaaaaaacaaaatgatacaaTGCTTTTGGAAGGAGGAGATaaaactcaag cgGGGGAAATACGTCGTCTAAGGCTTCAGTTGGAAGAGCTGAGAAAGGAGAGCGCCCACTACATTCAGCTACTCAAAGCCCATGACCTTTTGGAAGATCCCACTATTCATTGGAAGGGCAAACAGCGTTGTACCAAGATCGCCAATGTGACTTCTCAAATTCAAAAGGGTATAATTGTCTATTCCAATGGCAAGGACTTGGACTCAAAAGCACAACCAATCGAAACACTAGTTCTTCAACAACCATCTGAGGGCAGTGCTAGGTTAAGGGTCAATGGAGCTTTCGTTCAAGTAAATACCTCATCCCCAACACCATCACTGCTTTCCAGTTCAGCTGTTGCCACCCCCCGAGTAATAGAACAGTGTGTGGTTGAGACCCCAGCCGTAGCTCCAAGTCTCCCGCCCTCCGTGTCTTATATTACTCTTCAGATTCCTGCCGTCACCACAGCTTTGCCACAACAACCGCAACCTGCTACCCCTGTCCAGACACTGACTTTAGCACCCAATTCAGCATCCTCTCTTCCCAGTGAAAGTGCTGTAGTCCCAGTATCAAGTTTGACCTCATTTAACCATACCATAACGTCAGCCAGATCTACTACATCTTTGGTTTCTCTAGACCATGCCATCAGGACTTTAGCTTACACTGCTGTTCCTCACAGCCAGCCCCTCCTCAGGGCACAGGCAGCGGGCAGCACACAGACGACATGGACCACTTTACAGATGGCAGGGAACACAGTGCAGCCTGTGTGCCAGACTCTCCCTACTCCTgatgacagctctgcccctcagACTGTTCAGAGTGTGACGGTATGTCAACCAATTCAAGTACAACTGCAGCCCACTGCACCGGCTCAGCAAACACCCAGCCAGTCACAGCTACAACCAACCATTTTATCCCAGAGACAATCTGTAGCTCCTCAGAATCCTTGTGCTGTTGTCAGTCCATCGGCTGCTGTACCCCAGCCTCCTGTACCCCAGCCTCCTGTGATGACCCACTCTGCTGTGGTATCACAGCCTGCTGTCATTCAGCCGGCCTCGCTGCTCACACATCCTCCAGCAGCTCTCCTCTCTCAGTCTCCTCTAGGTCCCCAGCCCCAATCCGCTGTGTTGCCTCTTCTCCAGACTATGCAGGTGCTGCAAGTCAAAACAGCCAATGCAACAGCATCAGGCGTGACTGCGGCACAGAGCACAAACAACCCGAGTGTGGTAATCCTACAGCAGGCCAACTCTTGCCCGACTCAGTCAGTTGTGAGAGAGGAAATAACAAATCCAACTGCTTGTCAACATATAGTGATCATCCAAGCCCCCAATCCACCTGCCCCGACACCACAGAATCCTCCAGTCGGTGTGGTGCCTAGTGCACCACCTGTGCCTACTGTGTCTGCAAACATCCCTTCTACCAGTTCAACCTCTGTCACGTCACCACAGACTGTTGGAGGGAAGCAACTCGTGCATATTCTTCCCCGCCCTGTTCAGCCTCAACAAAGTAAATGCCAACCTGTCCCTCAGCCACCCACATCCTCATCGCCTGCTGTGACCCCGCAAACAATCACGGTTAATGGGCAAGTATTTGCTCTGGCGCCTGTAAAGACAACTGATAACTTGATTTCAAACAGTGGACAGACTACACTGCAGCTTATTCAGCCCACCACCACAGAGGAACCAACTACcaatgtggccctcaacagtcTAGGTGCTCTAACTAGTCTTAACCAGAGCATCTCTCAAGGCATCCCTTTAGCCATTTCAGGCCAGAACAACCTCTCAACATCAAATCCATCAATTATCCCACAGCAGCCTCCTGTTGCAACATCTGTTACTGAAAGTGGTGTAACTTCACCTGTTCAAGTTCCGTGTGTGAAATCAATTAAGCCGGCACTAGTAGTCAATCCCCCAAAGACCACAGGAAGAAAACTCCAAACATCTTTAcctgtgaaaaaaacatttaaaaaatgtaaaccaGTCAAGAGTCATGAACAGAAACCAAAACAGCCTGCAGTTATTTTGGCCAAGTCGACACCTATCACAAGTGCAAGTCAAACTTTATCAAATGTAATAAAGAATTCAGCACCAGAAATCATTCAAAGTAGATCTCCTGTAGTAACAACAACCAACTGCAGTGATTCAGTCACTCCCTCTctaaatgtgactgtgacacaaaacacagataCAATGAATGTGGCTAGGTCACTAGATGGAATTGCTGTATCTTGTCAATCAAATTTACAAATTATTACCACCACTAGCACAACAactcaaataaataacttgaatAAGCCTAGTACTAATGCTGtaacaacagcagttacagacatcTCTGCCACGGCGTCAGTTAGTTTATGTACAATTAATGCAGTAAAAACAAGTAGAGTGTCTGAAAACACCTCAACTGTGAACAAAGACTCTGTTTCTGAAGTTAAGCTGCAAAGAGAAGGTAGCATAATGCAAAACAAGATGACTGACCCAGCTGTTTCAGAACAAACAAAATCTTCATCTTGTGGCATTGAGTCACAACTCCGCATGAACTCCACAAATAACACATCAACTGTAACAGCGATATTAAAGAAGACTGCTCCTTCATTTTCAGTATGTCACCTTCAAGAATCTCTTATGCTCCAGCCTGCATCCTGCTCTACGTCAGGCTCCACAGCAACCTCAGCCTTGTCCACAGCTAACTCTCTGGTGTCACCATTTTCAAATACTCTAAATCCAACCCCTGTTACCAGTTCAGGGGTAAAAATGGTGGCTGATATTGGCACACCTATACAGACAATAAATATGAACACGTGTCAGCTGACTGAAGGTAAACCAGCCCTGGGTGGGCAAGGTGACTCCCAAGAGGAGAGACACCGCAAAACAGAGAGGATACATCCTGTCACAGGAACCTCTGACATTGCCTCAAAAAAAGACTTCACGCATAATCAACAGATTTATACAAACTTGGATGATCAAACATCGGAGTCATCTCTGTCTTTGAGCAGACAGACTGATTCTCCCATGTCTTCAGTGACCGGAGGCCGTGGATTTTCAGTTGCATCGATGCTTCCACAGGGTCACAGTATGAGTGTGGCTTCTGGCTCCTTCAGCTCATTTGTATTGACATCAGAACAGGCAGAGATGCTGGCTTTGGCTATGCTGGAGCAAGATAGCCCTGACAGGAGGACAGGGGTTTGTACAGGGAGCAAAACTGACATGTCAAGCTCAGGTACAGGTGCATGGGAACCCACTAAAACAACCTCCGTATCAACTAAAGAATGTGCGCCAGCTGGACGGCAGGAAAAATATCATAAAACATtggaaacattaaaaacagctaTACCTCCACCGGTCAGAGGACAAGATGGTGAGAACACACTGAGTGCAAGTAGACATCCCCAAAACGTGTCATATTCTCAGACTGTCTCACAACCACAAAACGCATCACAGAGTAACACAGTGGCCAGCCTCAGTGTGAACAACCTGATTCGAACAAGCAGCAGTCAGCAGACATACCCAGGGTCTCCCAATCTGACAGGACAGCAAACATCTGTGTCCTCTCCTGTTTGCACTACAGCACACATTTCCCAGCAATCAAATAATGCCCTTTCTCCCTGTTCAGCCCAGCACACAGAGTACACTCCTCTGAAGACAGCTCTACTGAGATCTCAAACTGGACTTAACATGGCAGAGCGAGTTAAAATCATCCCCAAGAGGCAGGCTCCTGAGGAAGTCATAATGAATTCTGGAAAGAGAGCAAAATCTTGTGCGTCATTGGGCAATGCAGTTAACCAGATGGAGGTTAAGGGGCCGGACCACAGCCAGTTAATGGGTGGTCAACTGGCTCCAATATCCTCGGCTATTATGACCAGGATTAATAATGAGAGTGGAGGGCccttattcacaaacacattcgtAAGCCCAGTAGCTAGACCGTCAGAGTCACACTGTCCTGCTCCAGGCCCTCCTGAGCAGAACCAACCAGGGGTACTTCatttacaacacaacacatcacAAACTGGTCCAAACCTAGGAGGAAACCACTATTTAAAGCAGCAGCAAGACCAACAAAGACAACACCTTTATCATTTACAGCAGCATCTGACCCAGCCTGACCCGGTACAGCGCCACTCACTGCACCAGAGGGCGCTACAGCAACAAGAGCAGCAGCATCATGCTCAGAAGAAGAGGGCCCTTGTCAGGGGAAGCCAGACCTCTTCACCAGTTACCATGCAGCAGAAGCAACAAGCTCCACAACATCAACAGTCACAGCACCCATCCTCCCAGCAGCACCCATCCTCTCAGCAGCATCCATCAGCCCAACAGCAGCATCCATCCTCACAGCAGCATCCATCCTCACAGCAGCACCCATCGGCCCAGCAGCAGCACCCATCCTCCCAACAGCAGCACCCATCCTCCCAACAGCAGCACCCATCCTCCCAACAGCAGCACCCATCCTCCCAACAGCAGCACCCATCCTCCCAACAGCAGCACCCACCTCAACATCCACAGCAGCATCCTCAGCAACAGGCCCAGAACCAGCAGCACCCACCGCAACTGCAGAACTCCCACTCTAGACACCAACAGCACCTCCAACAGCAGCTTCATCAGCAGCACTTCAGGCACCAGGACAAGAGCTGCGATGCCCCAGGGTCCCGAGCCCACCACAACACCCACCTGGCCCAACAAGAACACCACAAG GACCATAATGCTATGCAAAGGATGATGAATTCTAGAAACATCGAGCAAACCCTCATCGCTCCACCAAGTAACCCTGTGTCCCACTCCTCTGATTTGGCTTGTGCCCCATCCTCACGACAAGAGCGGCACAGAGTCTCAAACTACTCTGCAGAGGCGCTCATAGGGAAAAGCTCCAGCAGTGACCAGCGCATGTCTCTGCACCTGCAGCCTGTTCGAGGAGCTCCGCAGGAACAGTCAGACCTCCGAGGCTATATGGACTCCTCTAGGACAAAAGCCAACGTCACACACAACCCACAGAGCCGCATTCCTGTAGAGCACCCCGGGCCAGCCGACGGGCCAAGGGTGTCCGAGTGTTTGTCGTTCAAAGCCATGGGCACACCACATCAGCTGGGTCGTGGGAATGAGATTACTGTGAAGTCTGGGCCACCTGTGCAGAGAGTCCCTCAGGGACAGCAGTCTGGTGGATTTAGGATTGGAGCAGGACCTCCAGCAGATGGCCGTAACCGAGGTGCTTACAATGGAGCTGCTGCCTCACAAGGGCAGGTTGGTCCGGTGCAGGACGGGTGTCATCAGAGCTTCATGCAGAGtctgctctctcctcacctTCCTGAGCAGAGCAGCCATAATCAGGTAGCTCAGTGCTGCCCCCCTGTGTCCATGGAATACTGTGTGCCCAGGAGCACTTCAGCAGAATTGCAGGCAAAGGCATCCAGCCCCAGTGTCCCACAAAATCAGAAGGCTCCTGGGATGCGCCTGGGAGAGGGCAACAAGGGCCACATTTCTCTGGTCGGCAGTAACATACACAGTGGTGTTCGGACAGGTCTGCCCCATCCTCCCACCCCTAATAGCAGCTCTGAGCCGGGACGGTCTTCTGCTCCCTCCAGAACTCCCACTGCAGTGGTAAGCCAGCATTCTCGCCACATCACACGGGACGCACAGCCCTCTAAGCTCCGAACAGGAGACAGGGCCCGCTCAGGTACTCTCAGAACCACCAACCCATTTGAGTCTGAGggacccctctctctgccctctggGGGCGGGGTGCTCCTCAGTCGACCACAGTCTGGGCCAGAGGCACGCCGCAGCACTATTGTCCGCTTCATGCCAGACTCATCTCAGGTCCCTACTGACAACAACTTAGTTCCTGACCAACACCTTACACAGAACTTTGGCTTTCCTTTTATTCCAGAAGGAGGGATGAATCCTCCCCCTCCAATCAATGCAAACGCCTCTTTTATTCCCCCTGTGAGTCAGCCCAATGCCTCACGTACACCTTCTCTTTTACCAGTGGAGGCTCAAAATACTTTACCATCATTCTACCCGTCCTACTCTCCAGCAGCCCACCCGAGTCTGCCCAGTGATGTCACTCTCCAATATTTCCCAAATCAAATGTTTACCAGCCCGAGCACTGACAAGAATAGTGCACCTCCTCTGAACAACCGTTTCGGttctatcctctctcctcctcgccccgTAGGCTTTGCTCAGGCCAGTTTCCCTCTTCTTCCTGAAATGCCTCCTATGCCTCCAATCGCCAATTCCTCTGGAATCACTCCTCACATCTCCAACTTTAGCCTAACTTCATTGTTCCCGGAGATTGCTACAGGCATGCCTCCTGATGGCTCGGCCATGCCCATGTCTCCCCTGCTCTCCTTGCCCAACAGTTCGGCAGACTCTGGTAAGCAGCCCAATCGTCCCGCCCACAACATCAGCCACATCCTGGGCCATGATGGCAGCTCAGCTGTGTGA